A DNA window from Streptomyces sp. CA-278952 contains the following coding sequences:
- a CDS encoding glycosyltransferase family 2 protein: MRSEGYDYDTYSRLAGPLTEPEPTGYRVRYKSLLSTEKHRIRAVLLMTLAPVLTGVLLLYLVWPTHWTERENGERWLVVADTVMLVSIALIELFMLVNVVSIAHATLVARDPVPVTPEPGTRVAFLTTYVPGKEPLSMVRATLKGAVRLKHPGPLDVWLLDEGDDPGARMLCAELGVHHFTRRGVPEWNRDKGVHKAKTKHGNYNAWIALHGGDYDFFASVDTDHVPMPNFLERMMGYFRDPDVAFVVGPQVYGNYDSAVTKAAESQQFLFHALIQRAGNRYGAPMFVGTNNVVRIAALRQVGGLYDSITEDMATGFEIHRRRNPHTGHYWRSVYTPDVLAVGEGPASWTDFFTQQLRWSRGTYETLFKQYGKALFRVPPGRLLSYTLMLVYYPMTAVNWLLGVGSCVLFLWFGASGTQVAASIWLMLYSDAAALQIGLYLWNRRHNVSPHEPEGSGGLAGMAMSALSAPIYLKSLGSAVLRTDGRFVVTPKGGQTSPDRLLTFRIHLCWAAVLLSSLAASVYLDHTHVAMRTWATLGLAISLSPVAAWAWTVRQDRRAEAARAVPVPAPPPLEPVYVAGPAPSATTAASAGTTATTTAGGN; this comes from the coding sequence GTGCGGTCGGAGGGCTACGACTACGACACCTACAGCCGGCTCGCGGGTCCGCTCACGGAGCCGGAGCCGACGGGGTACCGGGTGCGGTACAAGAGCCTGCTCTCCACGGAGAAGCACCGAATAAGAGCCGTCCTGCTGATGACCCTCGCCCCGGTGCTCACGGGCGTCCTGCTGCTGTACCTGGTCTGGCCCACGCACTGGACCGAGCGGGAGAACGGGGAACGCTGGCTGGTCGTCGCCGACACCGTGATGCTGGTGTCGATCGCGCTGATCGAGCTGTTCATGCTGGTCAACGTGGTCTCCATCGCGCACGCCACGCTCGTCGCGCGGGACCCGGTACCGGTGACGCCCGAGCCCGGCACCAGGGTCGCCTTCCTGACCACGTACGTCCCCGGCAAGGAACCGCTCTCCATGGTCCGCGCCACCCTCAAGGGCGCCGTACGCCTGAAGCACCCCGGCCCGCTGGACGTCTGGCTGCTCGACGAGGGCGACGACCCCGGCGCCCGGATGCTCTGCGCCGAACTGGGCGTCCACCACTTCACCCGGCGCGGCGTCCCCGAGTGGAACCGTGACAAGGGCGTCCACAAGGCGAAGACGAAGCACGGCAACTACAACGCCTGGATCGCCCTGCACGGCGGCGACTACGACTTCTTCGCCTCCGTCGACACCGACCACGTGCCCATGCCCAACTTCCTGGAACGGATGATGGGCTACTTCCGCGACCCGGACGTCGCCTTCGTCGTCGGACCGCAGGTCTACGGGAACTACGACTCGGCCGTCACCAAGGCCGCCGAGTCCCAGCAGTTCCTCTTCCACGCCCTGATCCAGCGCGCGGGCAACCGCTACGGCGCCCCGATGTTCGTCGGCACCAACAACGTCGTGCGCATCGCCGCGCTGCGGCAGGTCGGCGGCCTGTACGACTCGATCACCGAGGACATGGCCACCGGCTTCGAGATCCACCGCCGCCGCAACCCGCACACCGGGCACTACTGGCGTTCGGTCTACACCCCCGACGTGCTCGCCGTGGGCGAGGGGCCCGCCTCCTGGACGGACTTCTTCACCCAGCAGCTGCGCTGGTCCCGGGGAACGTACGAGACGCTGTTCAAGCAGTACGGCAAGGCGCTGTTCCGGGTGCCCCCCGGCCGCCTCCTCAGCTACACGCTGATGCTCGTCTACTACCCGATGACCGCGGTCAACTGGCTGCTCGGCGTGGGCAGCTGTGTGCTGTTCCTCTGGTTCGGGGCGTCCGGCACCCAGGTCGCCGCCTCCATCTGGCTGATGCTCTACAGCGACGCCGCCGCCCTCCAGATCGGGCTCTACCTCTGGAACCGCCGGCACAACGTCTCCCCGCACGAGCCCGAGGGCTCCGGTGGTCTCGCCGGCATGGCCATGTCCGCGCTCTCCGCCCCGATCTACCTGAAGTCGCTGGGCTCGGCCGTGCTGCGCACCGACGGCCGGTTCGTCGTCACGCCCAAGGGCGGCCAGACCTCCCCGGACCGGCTGCTCACCTTCCGTATCCACCTCTGCTGGGCGGCGGTCCTGCTCTCCTCGCTCGCCGCGTCGGTGTATCTGGACCACACCCATGTGGCGATGCGGACCTGGGCGACGCTGGGTCTTGCGATATCCCTCTCCCCGGTCGCCGCCTGGGCCTGGACCGTCCGGCAGGACAGGCGCGCCGAGGCCGCGCGCGCCGTCCCCGTACCGGCGCCCCCGCCGCTCGAACCGGTCTACGTCGCCGGCCCGGCCCCGTCGGCGACCACCGCGGCGAGCGCCGGCACCACCGCCACCACCACCGCAGGAGGGAACTGA
- a CDS encoding MTH1187 family thiamine-binding protein, which translates to MIVAFSVSPLGVGEDVGEYVADAVRVVRESGLPNRTDAMFTSIEGEWDEVMDVVKRAVAAVEARAGRVSLVLKADIRPGVTDGLTSKVATVERHLSS; encoded by the coding sequence ATGATCGTCGCGTTCTCCGTCTCCCCGCTCGGTGTCGGCGAGGACGTCGGGGAGTACGTCGCCGACGCCGTGCGGGTCGTGCGGGAGTCCGGGCTCCCCAACCGCACCGACGCGATGTTCACCTCCATCGAAGGGGAGTGGGACGAGGTCATGGACGTCGTCAAGCGCGCCGTGGCCGCCGTCGAGGCCCGCGCCGGCCGCGTCTCCCTGGTACTGAAGGCCGACATCCGCCCCGGCGTCACCGACGGCCTGACCTCCAAGGTCGCGACCGTGGAGCGTCACCTCTCGTCCTGA
- a CDS encoding DUF3817 domain-containing protein yields the protein MDIKTASALHRLRLISLPEALSFPALLIFGSLLMRVSDIDFLMPPLGALHGLLFTIYVVFLLDVWVKAKWPLKRVALFFVLAVIPFGGLYGDKLLKKYEADGVIAARARREGTVSA from the coding sequence GTGGACATCAAGACCGCTTCCGCCCTGCACCGGCTGCGCCTCATCTCGCTTCCCGAGGCGCTGTCCTTCCCGGCGCTGCTCATCTTCGGCTCGCTCCTCATGCGCGTCTCGGACATCGACTTCCTGATGCCGCCGCTGGGCGCGCTGCACGGCCTCCTCTTCACGATCTACGTGGTGTTCCTGCTGGACGTCTGGGTCAAGGCCAAGTGGCCGCTCAAGCGCGTCGCGCTGTTCTTCGTCCTCGCGGTCATCCCCTTCGGCGGGCTCTACGGCGACAAGCTCCTCAAGAAGTACGAGGCCGACGGCGTCATCGCCGCCCGCGCCCGCCGCGAGGGCACGGTCAGCGCATGA